The Alphaproteobacteria bacterium genome contains a region encoding:
- the phaZ gene encoding polyhydroxyalkanoate depolymerase, which yields MLYQAYQAHSDIMVPVRAFAGAALQAFAPLNGFSSPAIKNLTAAYELIARAGLTHVRPPYGIETVIVGNEESPVREEAAYATPFGTLLHFAKDVAAPQPRVLLVAPLSGHFATLLRNTVKTMLPEHDVYITDWHNARDAPLSAGRFGFDDYVEHLIRFLEIIGPGAHVVAVCQPCVATLAAAAVMAQQGHEAQPRSMTLMAGPIDCRVNPTKVNELAIAKPIAWFEQNLIASVPLRYPGAFRRVYPGFVQLAAFMSMNIDRHVKAHQELYDNLVAGDIAKAAATKAFYDEYFAVLDLTAEFYLETVRIVFQDYALAAGTLTFRGEKVEPRAIRRTALFTVEGEKDDICAVGQTLAAQDLCSSLKPYRKRHHMQPGAGHYGVFSGKKWETQIYPLLKNVILSSD from the coding sequence ATGCTCTACCAGGCGTATCAGGCGCATTCCGACATCATGGTGCCGGTGCGGGCCTTCGCCGGCGCCGCCCTGCAGGCGTTTGCGCCGCTCAACGGCTTCTCCAGCCCTGCGATCAAGAACCTCACCGCCGCCTATGAGCTGATCGCGCGCGCGGGGCTCACCCATGTGCGGCCGCCCTATGGGATCGAGACCGTGATCGTCGGCAATGAGGAATCGCCGGTGCGCGAGGAGGCTGCCTACGCGACGCCATTCGGCACGCTGCTGCATTTCGCCAAGGACGTCGCGGCGCCGCAGCCTCGCGTGCTCCTCGTCGCGCCGCTCTCCGGGCACTTCGCGACACTCTTGCGCAACACCGTGAAGACGATGCTCCCCGAGCACGACGTCTACATCACCGACTGGCACAACGCGCGCGACGCGCCGCTGTCGGCCGGCCGCTTCGGCTTCGACGACTATGTCGAGCACCTCATCAGGTTTCTCGAGATCATCGGCCCGGGCGCGCATGTCGTGGCCGTGTGCCAGCCGTGCGTCGCAACGCTGGCCGCCGCCGCCGTGATGGCGCAGCAGGGCCATGAGGCGCAGCCGCGCTCGATGACCTTGATGGCCGGGCCGATCGATTGCCGCGTCAACCCCACCAAGGTCAACGAACTCGCGATCGCGAAGCCAATCGCATGGTTCGAGCAGAACCTGATCGCGAGCGTGCCGCTGCGCTATCCGGGCGCGTTCCGCCGCGTCTATCCGGGCTTCGTGCAGCTCGCAGCGTTCATGAGCATGAACATCGACCGCCACGTGAAGGCGCACCAGGAGCTCTACGACAATCTGGTTGCCGGCGACATCGCCAAGGCTGCGGCCACCAAAGCGTTCTACGACGAATATTTCGCCGTGCTGGATCTCACCGCCGAGTTCTATCTCGAGACCGTGCGCATCGTGTTCCAGGACTATGCGCTGGCGGCCGGCACGCTGACGTTCCGCGGCGAGAAGGTCGAGCCGCGCGCGATCCGCCGCACCGCGCTGTTCACCGTCGAGGGCGAGAAAGACGACATCTGCGCGGTCGGGCAGACGCTCGCCGCGCAGGACCTGTGTTCCAGCCTCAAGCCCTATCGCAAACGCCACCACATGCAGCCTGGCGCCGGGCACTACGGCGTGTTCTCCGGCAAGAAATGGGAAACGCAAATCTATCCGCTGCTGAAGAACGTGATTTTGTCGAGCGATTGA
- a CDS encoding glutathione S-transferase family protein: MSKAILTINSRNYGSWSLRGFLLCRMAGLDCTVEMHGLDDASSRAELLLLSPSFLVPCLTHDGVKVWDTLAIAEYLNELKPEAGLLPKDRAARAHCRAISGEMHSGFSNLRSALPMNLRARYPGFKVWAGVQADIDRVAAIWRECLASYGGPFLFGEKPTLADAMYAPVATRFLTYDVKLDSDCAAYCAAVMALPAMQEWIEDAKSEPEEVEELDVEF, encoded by the coding sequence TTGTCCAAAGCTATTCTCACCATCAACAGCCGCAACTACGGCTCGTGGTCGCTGCGCGGCTTTCTCTTGTGCCGGATGGCCGGGCTCGACTGCACGGTCGAGATGCACGGCCTCGACGACGCCTCGTCACGCGCCGAACTGCTTCTGCTCTCCCCTTCCTTCCTCGTGCCGTGTCTCACTCATGACGGTGTCAAGGTGTGGGACACGCTGGCGATCGCCGAATATCTCAACGAGCTGAAACCGGAGGCCGGCCTGCTGCCAAAGGATCGCGCCGCCCGCGCCCATTGCCGCGCCATCTCGGGCGAGATGCACTCGGGATTCTCGAATTTGCGTTCGGCGCTGCCGATGAACCTGCGCGCGCGCTATCCGGGCTTCAAGGTCTGGGCCGGCGTGCAGGCCGACATCGACCGCGTCGCCGCGATCTGGCGCGAGTGCCTCGCGAGCTACGGCGGGCCCTTCCTGTTCGGCGAAAAGCCCACGCTGGCCGACGCCATGTACGCGCCGGTGGCGACGCGCTTTCTCACCTACGACGTCAAGCTCGATAGCGATTGCGCCGCCTACTGCGCCGCCGTCATGGCGCTTCCGGCGATGCAGGAATGGATCGAGGACGCGAAGAGCGAGCCCGAGGAAGTCGAAGAGCTCGACGTGGAGTTTTGA
- a CDS encoding DUF6481 family protein, with protein MWSGPKGSSMQDRLDRSAEAKKALLERFKKQPGPGDKEYEERQAQLTAIAEARRQREDERERQRAAEEAARAEQARLKVEREAEEARKAAEDAARIAAEEAAIMAQLKAEEEEKLAALLAEQKAARDARYAARKAAKKERRRGY; from the coding sequence ATGTGGAGCGGCCCCAAGGGCTCGAGCATGCAGGACCGTCTTGATCGGTCCGCGGAAGCGAAGAAGGCTCTGCTCGAGCGGTTCAAGAAGCAGCCGGGACCCGGCGACAAGGAATATGAGGAACGGCAGGCCCAGTTGACGGCGATCGCCGAGGCGCGCCGTCAGCGCGAGGACGAACGGGAGCGCCAGAGGGCCGCCGAAGAAGCTGCCCGCGCCGAACAGGCTCGCCTGAAGGTCGAACGGGAAGCCGAAGAGGCCCGCAAGGCCGCCGAGGACGCCGCGCGCATCGCCGCCGAAGAGGCCGCCATCATGGCGCAGCTCAAGGCCGAGGAAGAGGAAAAGCTCGCCGCCCTGCTGGCCGAACAGAAAGCCGCGCGCGATGCTCGCTATGCGGCGCGCAAGGCGGCGAAGAAGGAGCGGCGGCGCGGGTACTGA